The Gloeocapsa sp. DLM2.Bin57 genome window below encodes:
- a CDS encoding phospholipid carrier-dependent glycosyltransferase: MNYKFDKYLIVIILTLGFFLRLKGIDFALPFLYDEDESRRVNQAWQILVSRDPNPRWFGHPASTLIYLQTINQLLIFWIGKLLGFFANFSDFQDLYFHNPTIFYLTGRAWLIAIDTGTIFVTYLVGKELKNHYVGLIAALLIAVTPLQVKYAKIIRSDILVTFFLVLSFLFCLKILAKNTRNNYLLSGVFLGLAIVTKYPALMLTPSIIIAHLISNQSQWWQERHKLFLTAYSCLLTSFLASPFLFINMGITLSNIRHEARDGNLGANSEGFLSNLFWYWHHPLEYSVTIYGLVLIVIGLFFCGYFKDKKQIILVSFFVIFYVFISYLSLRWDRWIIPLLPFACLLISSTLYQLYELFTKISKQRLGLLVIVTLIMLIFTHLMFSTYKEIKEISGKDTRTISREWILDNIPLGSSILVDEGTPPLDINSFKLYEVYNRTLTPIKEENSRHIFVGVEINPIGKLDNIEAIKEQKIEYFILSWKYLAYLNEAERYPEIIAKYTKMINSAQLIYTLERNPQQNITSGPTIKIYKLDTPIS, translated from the coding sequence ATGAATTATAAATTTGATAAATACTTAATAGTTATAATTTTAACTTTAGGTTTTTTCTTACGTTTAAAAGGTATTGATTTTGCTTTACCTTTTCTTTATGATGAGGATGAATCTAGACGAGTTAATCAAGCTTGGCAAATATTGGTTAGTCGCGATCCTAATCCTCGGTGGTTTGGTCATCCCGCTAGTACTTTAATTTATCTCCAGACTATTAATCAATTACTAATTTTTTGGATAGGAAAACTACTAGGATTTTTCGCTAATTTTAGTGACTTTCAAGATTTATATTTTCATAATCCAACCATATTTTATTTAACTGGTCGTGCTTGGCTAATCGCGATCGATACTGGTACGATTTTCGTAACCTATCTAGTTGGTAAGGAATTAAAAAACCACTATGTAGGTTTAATTGCTGCTCTTTTAATAGCTGTTACTCCTTTACAAGTCAAATATGCTAAAATCATCCGTTCTGATATATTAGTAACTTTTTTCCTAGTTTTATCTTTTCTATTCTGTTTGAAAATTTTAGCTAAAAATACTCGAAACAATTACTTATTATCTGGAGTTTTCTTAGGCTTAGCTATAGTCACTAAGTACCCCGCATTAATGTTGACACCAAGTATCATTATAGCTCATTTAATTAGTAATCAATCCCAATGGTGGCAAGAAAGACATAAACTTTTTTTAACTGCTTATTCCTGTTTGTTAACTAGTTTTTTAGCTTCACCTTTTTTGTTTATTAATATGGGGATAACTCTGAGTAATATTAGGCACGAAGCTAGGGATGGTAATCTAGGCGCTAATAGCGAAGGTTTTCTTAGTAATTTATTTTGGTATTGGCATCATCCTTTAGAATATTCTGTGACTATTTACGGATTGGTTTTAATTGTAATTGGCTTATTTTTTTGTGGCTACTTTAAAGATAAAAAACAAATTATTTTAGTAAGTTTCTTTGTAATTTTTTATGTATTTATTTCTTATCTAAGTCTGAGATGGGATCGTTGGATTATTCCTTTATTGCCATTTGCTTGTTTATTAATCAGCTCCACCCTCTATCAATTGTATGAGTTATTTACAAAAATATCTAAACAAAGATTGGGATTATTGGTAATTGTCACTTTAATAATGTTAATTTTTACACATTTAATGTTTAGTACCTATAAAGAGATTAAAGAAATATCAGGTAAAGATACTAGAACAATAAGTAGAGAATGGATTTTAGATAATATTCCTTTAGGAAGTTCAATTTTAGTAGATGAGGGAACTCCACCCCTAGATATCAACTCATTTAAACTCTATGAGGTTTATAATCGTACTTTGACTCCAATTAAGGAAGAAAATTCCCGTCATATTTTTGTGGGAGTAGAAATCAATCCTATAGGTAAACTGGACAATATAGAAGCAATCAAGGAACAAAAGATAGAATATTTTATCTTAAGCTGGAAATATCTTGCTTATTTAAATGAAGCGGAAAGATATCCCGAAATAATAGCTAAATATACCAAAATGATTAATTCTGCTCAATTAATTTATACATTAGAAAGAAACCCACAGCAAAATATTACCTCAGGACCTACTATTAAAATTTATAAATTAGACACTCCCATATCTTAA
- a CDS encoding type II toxin-antitoxin system mRNA interferase toxin, RelE/StbE family gives MRLVWNNQFRRTFKKLIKKSPELQNKITSVLRLLAEDPFTPSLKSHKLTGNLSNLWSCSVTYDCRIIFIFSQDEDAGESLVILVDIGSHDEVY, from the coding sequence ATGAGATTAGTCTGGAATAATCAATTTAGACGAACTTTTAAAAAACTGATTAAGAAAAGTCCTGAACTGCAAAATAAAATTACCAGTGTTTTAAGGTTATTAGCTGAAGATCCATTCACTCCCTCTTTAAAGTCTCATAAATTAACAGGGAATTTAAGTAATTTGTGGTCTTGTTCTGTTACTTATGATTGTCGTATTATTTTTATCTTTTCTCAGGATGAAGATGCAGGGGAATCTTTAGTTATTCTAGTGGATATTGGCTCACATGATGAGGTTTACTAA